From Rhodamnia argentea isolate NSW1041297 chromosome 10, ASM2092103v1, whole genome shotgun sequence, a single genomic window includes:
- the LOC115752286 gene encoding homeobox-leucine zipper protein HDG2-like isoform X2 — protein MEAFSNIEGFTEPNMMEGLHHHQFHHPLDMAHPTASESELARLQDEEFEISTKSGSENQEGQSGDDIPDLQRPNKKKRYHRHTQHQIQEMEAFFKECPHPDDKQRKELSRQLGLAPLQVKFWFQNKRTQMKTQHERGENTQLRAENEKLRADNMRYREALSTASCPNCGGPTAIGEMSFDEHHLRLENARLREEIDRISAIAAKYVGKPVVNYPLLSSPAPPRPLELGVGGFGGQSGVGGEIYGAGDLFKSIGAPTEADKPMIIELAVAAMEELVRMAQMGEPLWSVSLDGTSSNVLNEDEYMKTFPRGMGPKPAGFSTEASRESIVVIMDHINLVEILMDANQWSTVFSSIVSRAATLEVLSTGVAGNYNGALQVMTAEFQVPTPLVPTREVYFVRYCKQHSDGTWAIVDVSLDHLRPSSIVRCHRRPSGCVIQEMPNGYSKVTWVENVEVDDRGVHSLYKQLVNYGHAFGAKRWVATLDRQCERLTSAMATNIPNTDVGVITSQEGRKSMLKLAERMVISFCAGVSASTAHTWTTLSGTGADDVRVMTRKSIDDPGRPPGIVLSAATSFWLPVLPNRVFDFLRDENSRSEWDILSNGGAVQEMAHIANGRDTGNCVSLLRVNSANSSQSNMLILQESCTDSAGSFVIYAPVDIVAMNVVLNGGDPDYVALLPSGFAILPDGSAVQGGDDQQAVGSGSGSLLTVAFQILVDSVPTAKLSLGSVATVNNLIACTVERIRASLSCKVLNSAV, from the exons ATGGAAGCTTTCTCCAATATCGAAGGCTTTACTGAG CCAAACATGATGGAAGGCCTTCACCATCATCAGTTTCACCACCCGTTGGACATGGCCCATCCGACCGCATCGGAGAGCGAACTTGCCCGTCTCCAGGACGAAGAGTTCGAGATCAGCACCAAGTCAGGGAGCGAAAACCAGGAGGGTCAATCCGGAGATGACATACCGGATCTTCAACGTCCCAATAAGAAGAAGCGATACCATCGCCACACCCAGCATCAGATCCAAGAGATGGAAGC TTTTTTCAAGGAATGTCCGCATCCAGATGACAAGCAGAGGAAGGAACTCAGCCGTCAATTGGGCTTAGCGCCTTTGCAAGTCAAATTTTGGTTCCAAAACAAGCGCACTCAAATGAAG aCGCAGCACGAGCGCGGCGAGAACACACAGCTCCGAGCGGAGAATGAGAAGCTTAGGGCTGACAACATGAGGTACAGAGAGGCACTGAGCACTGCCTCATGTCCCAACTGTGGAGGGCCGACGGCCATTGGAGAGATGTCGTTCGATGAACACCACTTGAGATTGGAAAATGCCCGCTTAAGAGAAGAG ATCGATAGGATTTCAGCTATTGCTGCCAAATATGTGGGCAAGCCAGTGGTGAACTATCCTCTTCTTTCCTCTCCGGCTCCTCCTCGTCCGCTCGAGCTCGGAGTCGGAGGTTTTGGGGGTCAATCTGGCGTAGGAGGAGAGATTTATGGAGCTGGAGACCTTTTCAAGTCGATTGGCGCCCCGACAGAAGCTGACAAGCCAATGATCATCGAGTTGGCGGTCGCAGCCATGGAGGAATTGGTCAGGATGGCCCAGATGGGAGAGCCCCTCTGGAGCGTGAGCTTGGATGGCACTTCATCAAATGTGCTAAATGAAGATGAGTACATGAAAACATTTCCTCGAGGTATGGGGCCGAAGCCTGCTGGATTTAGCACCGAAGCTTCGCGAGAAAGTATTGTTGTCATTATGGATCACATCAACCTTGTTGAGATCCTCATGGATGCG AATCAATGGTCGACGGTGTTCTCCAGCATCGTCTCACGAGCGGCAACATTGGAAGTGCTGTCAACTGGAGTAGCTGGCAACTACAATGGAGCTTTGCAAGTG ATGACAGCTGAATTTCAAGTTCCTACACCACTCGTTCCAACTCGCGAAGTCTACTTTGTTCGGTACTGTAAACAGCACAGTGACGGGACTTGGGCCATCGTCGACGTTTCCTTAGACCACTTACGCCCAAGCTCGATTGTCAGATGCCATAGAAGGCCTTCAGGATGTGTGATTCAAGAAATGCCGAATGGATATTCCAAG GTTACATGGGTTGAGAATGTGGAAGTAGATGATAGAGGAGTCCACAGCTTGTACAAGCAGCTTGTTAATTATGGTCACGCCTTTGGGGCTAAACGGTGGGTCGCCACCTTAGACAGACAATGTGAACGCCTTACGAGCGCCATGGCAACAAATATTCCTAACACTGATGTCGGCG TGATAACGAGTCAAGAAGGGAGAAAGAGCATGCTAAAACTAGCGGAGAGAATGGTGATAAGCTTCTGCGCCGGAGTCAGCGCGTCTACGGCTCACACATGGACGACATTATCAGGGACGGGAGCCGATGACGTGAGGGTCATGACCAGGAAAAGTATAGACGATCCAGGTAGACCACCCGGTATAGTATTGAGTGCCGCGACTTCTTTCTGGCTTCCGGTGCTGCCAAATAGAGTCTTCGATTTCCTCCGTGACGAGAATTCTCGAAGCGAG TGGGATATTCTCTCGAACGGAGGGGCGGTTCAAGAAATGGCACATATCGCAAACGGCAGGGACACCGGCAACTGTGTATCTCTACTCCGAGTAAAT AGTGCCAACTCAAGCCAAAGCAACATGCTGATCTTGCAAGAGAGTTGCACCGACTCTGCCGGTTCTTTCGTGATTTACGCTCCAGTGGACATCGTTGCAATGAATGTGGTACTGAATGGCGGGGATCCAGACTACGTCGCGCTCCTTCCCTCAGGGTTTGCAATACTGCCCGACGGTTCAGCCGTGCAAGGTGGCGACGATCAACAGGCAGTGGGATCTGGTAGTGGGTCTCTCCTCACAGTGGCATTCCAGATTCTGGTTGATTCCGTTCCTACAGCTAAGCTCTCTCTTGGGTCGGTTGCGACTGTTAACAATTTGATCGCTTGTACCGTCGAGAGGATCCGGGCTTCATTGTCGTGCAAAGTGCTGAACTCTGCAGTCTAA
- the LOC115752288 gene encoding sigma intracellular receptor 2-like, with the protein MGALVKLIDAILFLFFLLMAISAPLFHAQACLPETLFPDVLLDLNKWYSSQVGDYLVAEKPLFYVGIVLLEILFLWPLSILNLYGILAAKSWFNTTCLIYGASVATSMVAIMSELTGSGKASDNLLMVYFPFLGLSLLAFLRGLLPYSTKTTSTVSKRPALARKKRA; encoded by the exons ATGGGCGCTCTCGTGAAGCTGATTGACgccatcctcttcctcttcttcctcctgatGGCCATCAGCGCGCCTCTGTTCCACGCTCAGGCGTGCCTTCCCGAGACCCTCTTTCCAGACGTCCTGCTCGACCTCAACAAGTGGTACAGCAGCCAGGTGGGTGACTATCTCGTCGCCGAGAAGCCCCTTTTCTACGTCGGCATCGTCCTGCTCGAGATTCTGTTCCTGTGGCCGCTCTCCATCCTCAATCTGTACGGGATTCTTGCCGCCAAGTCTTGGTTCAACACCACCTGCTTGATCTACGGCGCCTCTGTGGCCACTTCAATG GTAGCTATAATGTCGGAATTGACTGGGTCCGGCAAAGCGTCGGATAACTTGCTGATGGTGTACTTCCCCTTCTTGGGACTCAGTTTGCTGGCTTTTCTGCGGGGTCTGCTGCCATATTCTACCAAGACTACATCAACTGTCAGCAAGAGACCTGCATTGGCAAGGAAAAAGAGGGCTTGA
- the LOC115752287 gene encoding septum-promoting GTP-binding protein 1 isoform X3, with amino-acid sequence MAVRFDLRRRIQRRFSTLRRCICRSWHKILACPSSPPGKRCRYRMLPVTSRRDPASSRGVEPTSGLSALPVAASACRGGGGGDGDSDLVALKIGLLGDQQIGKTSFVVNFVGDEKEEINCSEMKGLNLMDKTLLVNGARISYSIWEVEGDGRPDDHVPIACKDCVAILFMFDLTSRCTLNSVISWYQQARRWNQTAIPIIVGTKFDDFIQLPIDLQWTIASQMESAREGLEKDGSQ; translated from the exons ATGGCGGTCCGGTTCGATCTCAGGCGCCGGATCCAGCGCCGTTTCTCCACGCTCAGGCGGTGCATCTGCCGCTCCTGGCACAAGATCCTCGCCTGCCCCTCGTCGCCGCCTGGGAAGCGCTGCCGGTACCGGATGTTGCCGGTGACTTCCCGGAGGGACCCCGCCTCGTCCCGCGGGGTGGAGCCCACGTCCGGGCTCTCGGCGTTGCCCGTGGCCGCCTCGGCGTgccggggcggcggcggcggcgacggggaTTCGGATTTGGTGGCTCTGAAGATCGGCCTGTTGGGTGATCAGCAGATTGGCAAGACTAGCTTTGTG GTAAATTTCGTGGGGGACGAGAAAGAAGAGATCAACTGCTCGGAGATGAAAGGCTTGAATCTGATGGACAAGACATTGTTGGTCAATGGCGCACGCATCTCTTACAGCATTTGGGAAGTCGAAG GCGACGGAAGACCCGACGATCATGTGCCGATCGCCTGCAAGGACTGCGTCGCGATCTTGTTCATGTTCGACCTGACGAGCCGTTGTACTCTAAACAG TGTCATAAGCTGGTATCAACAAGCAAGGAGGTGGAATCAG ACGGCAATCCCGATTATAGTAGGAACCAAGTTCGATGATTTTATCCAGCTGCCCATAGATCTACAATGGACGATAGCAAGCCAG ATGGAGTCGGCAAGGGAGGGACTAGAAAAGGACGGGTCGCAATAA
- the LOC115752287 gene encoding septum-promoting GTP-binding protein 1 isoform X1, with the protein MAVRFDLRRRIQRRFSTLRRCICRSWHKILACPSSPPGKRCRYRMLPVTSRRDPASSRGVEPTSGLSALPVAASACRGGGGGDGDSDLVALKIGLLGDQQIGKTSFVVNFVGDEKEEINCSEMKGLNLMDKTLLVNGARISYSIWEVEGDGRPDDHVPIACKDCVAILFMFDLTSRCTLNSVISWYQQARRWNQTAIPIIVGTKFDDFIQLPIDLQWTIASQARAYAKALNATLFFSSATYNINVNKIFKFITAKLFDLPWTVERNLTIGEPIIDF; encoded by the exons ATGGCGGTCCGGTTCGATCTCAGGCGCCGGATCCAGCGCCGTTTCTCCACGCTCAGGCGGTGCATCTGCCGCTCCTGGCACAAGATCCTCGCCTGCCCCTCGTCGCCGCCTGGGAAGCGCTGCCGGTACCGGATGTTGCCGGTGACTTCCCGGAGGGACCCCGCCTCGTCCCGCGGGGTGGAGCCCACGTCCGGGCTCTCGGCGTTGCCCGTGGCCGCCTCGGCGTgccggggcggcggcggcggcgacggggaTTCGGATTTGGTGGCTCTGAAGATCGGCCTGTTGGGTGATCAGCAGATTGGCAAGACTAGCTTTGTG GTAAATTTCGTGGGGGACGAGAAAGAAGAGATCAACTGCTCGGAGATGAAAGGCTTGAATCTGATGGACAAGACATTGTTGGTCAATGGCGCACGCATCTCTTACAGCATTTGGGAAGTCGAAG GCGACGGAAGACCCGACGATCATGTGCCGATCGCCTGCAAGGACTGCGTCGCGATCTTGTTCATGTTCGACCTGACGAGCCGTTGTACTCTAAACAG TGTCATAAGCTGGTATCAACAAGCAAGGAGGTGGAATCAG ACGGCAATCCCGATTATAGTAGGAACCAAGTTCGATGATTTTATCCAGCTGCCCATAGATCTACAATGGACGATAGCAAGCCAG GCAAGAGCGTACGCGAAGGCCCTCAATGCCACGCTCTTCTTTTCGAGCGCGACGTACAACATCAACGTCAACAAGATCTTCAAGTTCATAACCGCGAAGCTCTTTGACTTGCCGTGGACGGTGGAGCGTAACTTGACGATCGGAGAGCCCATCATTGACTTCTAA
- the LOC115752286 gene encoding homeobox-leucine zipper protein HDG2-like isoform X1: MPAGIMIPARNMSSSPMIASNGYGSSSGLTLGQPNMMEGLHHHQFHHPLDMAHPTASESELARLQDEEFEISTKSGSENQEGQSGDDIPDLQRPNKKKRYHRHTQHQIQEMEAFFKECPHPDDKQRKELSRQLGLAPLQVKFWFQNKRTQMKTQHERGENTQLRAENEKLRADNMRYREALSTASCPNCGGPTAIGEMSFDEHHLRLENARLREEIDRISAIAAKYVGKPVVNYPLLSSPAPPRPLELGVGGFGGQSGVGGEIYGAGDLFKSIGAPTEADKPMIIELAVAAMEELVRMAQMGEPLWSVSLDGTSSNVLNEDEYMKTFPRGMGPKPAGFSTEASRESIVVIMDHINLVEILMDANQWSTVFSSIVSRAATLEVLSTGVAGNYNGALQVMTAEFQVPTPLVPTREVYFVRYCKQHSDGTWAIVDVSLDHLRPSSIVRCHRRPSGCVIQEMPNGYSKVTWVENVEVDDRGVHSLYKQLVNYGHAFGAKRWVATLDRQCERLTSAMATNIPNTDVGVITSQEGRKSMLKLAERMVISFCAGVSASTAHTWTTLSGTGADDVRVMTRKSIDDPGRPPGIVLSAATSFWLPVLPNRVFDFLRDENSRSEWDILSNGGAVQEMAHIANGRDTGNCVSLLRVNSANSSQSNMLILQESCTDSAGSFVIYAPVDIVAMNVVLNGGDPDYVALLPSGFAILPDGSAVQGGDDQQAVGSGSGSLLTVAFQILVDSVPTAKLSLGSVATVNNLIACTVERIRASLSCKVLNSAV, from the exons ATGCCAGCCGGAATCATGATTCCGGCAAGGAACATGTCGTCATCGCCAATGATCGCGTCCAATGGATATGGATCATCTTCCGGGCTCACCCTCGGTCAG CCAAACATGATGGAAGGCCTTCACCATCATCAGTTTCACCACCCGTTGGACATGGCCCATCCGACCGCATCGGAGAGCGAACTTGCCCGTCTCCAGGACGAAGAGTTCGAGATCAGCACCAAGTCAGGGAGCGAAAACCAGGAGGGTCAATCCGGAGATGACATACCGGATCTTCAACGTCCCAATAAGAAGAAGCGATACCATCGCCACACCCAGCATCAGATCCAAGAGATGGAAGC TTTTTTCAAGGAATGTCCGCATCCAGATGACAAGCAGAGGAAGGAACTCAGCCGTCAATTGGGCTTAGCGCCTTTGCAAGTCAAATTTTGGTTCCAAAACAAGCGCACTCAAATGAAG aCGCAGCACGAGCGCGGCGAGAACACACAGCTCCGAGCGGAGAATGAGAAGCTTAGGGCTGACAACATGAGGTACAGAGAGGCACTGAGCACTGCCTCATGTCCCAACTGTGGAGGGCCGACGGCCATTGGAGAGATGTCGTTCGATGAACACCACTTGAGATTGGAAAATGCCCGCTTAAGAGAAGAG ATCGATAGGATTTCAGCTATTGCTGCCAAATATGTGGGCAAGCCAGTGGTGAACTATCCTCTTCTTTCCTCTCCGGCTCCTCCTCGTCCGCTCGAGCTCGGAGTCGGAGGTTTTGGGGGTCAATCTGGCGTAGGAGGAGAGATTTATGGAGCTGGAGACCTTTTCAAGTCGATTGGCGCCCCGACAGAAGCTGACAAGCCAATGATCATCGAGTTGGCGGTCGCAGCCATGGAGGAATTGGTCAGGATGGCCCAGATGGGAGAGCCCCTCTGGAGCGTGAGCTTGGATGGCACTTCATCAAATGTGCTAAATGAAGATGAGTACATGAAAACATTTCCTCGAGGTATGGGGCCGAAGCCTGCTGGATTTAGCACCGAAGCTTCGCGAGAAAGTATTGTTGTCATTATGGATCACATCAACCTTGTTGAGATCCTCATGGATGCG AATCAATGGTCGACGGTGTTCTCCAGCATCGTCTCACGAGCGGCAACATTGGAAGTGCTGTCAACTGGAGTAGCTGGCAACTACAATGGAGCTTTGCAAGTG ATGACAGCTGAATTTCAAGTTCCTACACCACTCGTTCCAACTCGCGAAGTCTACTTTGTTCGGTACTGTAAACAGCACAGTGACGGGACTTGGGCCATCGTCGACGTTTCCTTAGACCACTTACGCCCAAGCTCGATTGTCAGATGCCATAGAAGGCCTTCAGGATGTGTGATTCAAGAAATGCCGAATGGATATTCCAAG GTTACATGGGTTGAGAATGTGGAAGTAGATGATAGAGGAGTCCACAGCTTGTACAAGCAGCTTGTTAATTATGGTCACGCCTTTGGGGCTAAACGGTGGGTCGCCACCTTAGACAGACAATGTGAACGCCTTACGAGCGCCATGGCAACAAATATTCCTAACACTGATGTCGGCG TGATAACGAGTCAAGAAGGGAGAAAGAGCATGCTAAAACTAGCGGAGAGAATGGTGATAAGCTTCTGCGCCGGAGTCAGCGCGTCTACGGCTCACACATGGACGACATTATCAGGGACGGGAGCCGATGACGTGAGGGTCATGACCAGGAAAAGTATAGACGATCCAGGTAGACCACCCGGTATAGTATTGAGTGCCGCGACTTCTTTCTGGCTTCCGGTGCTGCCAAATAGAGTCTTCGATTTCCTCCGTGACGAGAATTCTCGAAGCGAG TGGGATATTCTCTCGAACGGAGGGGCGGTTCAAGAAATGGCACATATCGCAAACGGCAGGGACACCGGCAACTGTGTATCTCTACTCCGAGTAAAT AGTGCCAACTCAAGCCAAAGCAACATGCTGATCTTGCAAGAGAGTTGCACCGACTCTGCCGGTTCTTTCGTGATTTACGCTCCAGTGGACATCGTTGCAATGAATGTGGTACTGAATGGCGGGGATCCAGACTACGTCGCGCTCCTTCCCTCAGGGTTTGCAATACTGCCCGACGGTTCAGCCGTGCAAGGTGGCGACGATCAACAGGCAGTGGGATCTGGTAGTGGGTCTCTCCTCACAGTGGCATTCCAGATTCTGGTTGATTCCGTTCCTACAGCTAAGCTCTCTCTTGGGTCGGTTGCGACTGTTAACAATTTGATCGCTTGTACCGTCGAGAGGATCCGGGCTTCATTGTCGTGCAAAGTGCTGAACTCTGCAGTCTAA
- the LOC115752287 gene encoding septum-promoting GTP-binding protein 1 isoform X2: MAVRFDLRRRIQRRFSTLRRCICRSWHKILACPSSPPGKRCRYRMLPVTSRRDPASSRGVEPTSGLSALPVAASACRGGGGGDGDSDLVALKIGLLGDQQIGKTSFVVNFVGDEKEEINCSEMKGLNLMDKTLLVNGARISYSIWEVEGDGRPDDHVPIACKDCVAILFMFDLTSRCTLNSVISWYQQARRWNQTAIPIIVGTKFDDFIQLPIDLQWTIASQVIFFTIYFPLEDRIRD, encoded by the exons ATGGCGGTCCGGTTCGATCTCAGGCGCCGGATCCAGCGCCGTTTCTCCACGCTCAGGCGGTGCATCTGCCGCTCCTGGCACAAGATCCTCGCCTGCCCCTCGTCGCCGCCTGGGAAGCGCTGCCGGTACCGGATGTTGCCGGTGACTTCCCGGAGGGACCCCGCCTCGTCCCGCGGGGTGGAGCCCACGTCCGGGCTCTCGGCGTTGCCCGTGGCCGCCTCGGCGTgccggggcggcggcggcggcgacggggaTTCGGATTTGGTGGCTCTGAAGATCGGCCTGTTGGGTGATCAGCAGATTGGCAAGACTAGCTTTGTG GTAAATTTCGTGGGGGACGAGAAAGAAGAGATCAACTGCTCGGAGATGAAAGGCTTGAATCTGATGGACAAGACATTGTTGGTCAATGGCGCACGCATCTCTTACAGCATTTGGGAAGTCGAAG GCGACGGAAGACCCGACGATCATGTGCCGATCGCCTGCAAGGACTGCGTCGCGATCTTGTTCATGTTCGACCTGACGAGCCGTTGTACTCTAAACAG TGTCATAAGCTGGTATCAACAAGCAAGGAGGTGGAATCAG ACGGCAATCCCGATTATAGTAGGAACCAAGTTCGATGATTTTATCCAGCTGCCCATAGATCTACAATGGACGATAGCAAGCCAGGtaatatttttcacaatttacttt ccactTGAAGATCGAATTAGGGACTAA
- the LOC115752291 gene encoding sigma intracellular receptor 2-like: MGALLKLTDAILFLFFLLIAIVAPLLDAQTCLPESLFPDILLDLHKWYGREVGDYLVVEKPLFYVGFVWLEILFLWPLSILNLYGIVAAKSWFNTTCLIYGVSVATSMAAIMSEVIGSGKASDNLLMVYFPFVGLGLLAILRGLLPYSTKTTSNISKRPAFARKKRA; encoded by the exons ATGGGTGCGCTCTTGAAGCTGACCGACGcaatcctcttcctcttcttcctcctgatCGCCATCGTCGCGCCTCTGCTCGACGCCCAGACGTGCCTTCCCGAGTCCCTCTTTCCGGACATCCTGCTCGACCTCCACAAGTGGTACGGCCGCGAGGTGGGCGACTACCTCGTCGTCGAGAAGCCCCTTTTCTACGTCGGCTTCGTCTGGCTCGAGATTCTGTTCCTGTGGCCGCTCTCTATCCTCAATCTGTACGGGATTGTCGCCGCCAAGTCTTGGTTCAACACCACCTGCTTGATCTATGGCGTCTCTGTGGCCACTTCAATG GCTGCTATAATGTCGGAAGTGATTGGCTCTGGTAAAGCATCTGATAACTTGCTGATGGTGTACTTCCCCTTCGTCGGACTCGGATTGCTGGCCATTCTGCGGGGTCTGCTGCCATATTCTACCAAGACGACATCGAACATCAGCAAAAGACCTGCATTTGCAAGGAAAAAGAGGGCTTGA
- the LOC115752290 gene encoding sigma intracellular receptor 2-like: protein MGALVKLIDAILFLFFLLMAICAPLFDAQACLPETLFPDVLLDLKNWYSSRVGDYLVAEKPLFFVGFVWLEILFLWPLSILNLYGIFAAKSWFNTTCLIYGVSVVTSMVAILSELTGSGKASDNLLMVYFPFLGLSLLAFLRGLLPCSTKTTSSISKRHAFARKKRA from the exons ATGGGCGCTCTCGTGAAGCTGATCGACgccatcctcttcctcttcttcctcctgatGGCCATCTGCGCGCCTCTGTTCGACGCCCAGGCGTGCCTTCCCGAGACCCTCTTCCCAGACGTCCTGCTTGACCTCAAGAATTGGTACAGCAGCCGGGTGGGCGACTATCTCGTCGCCGAGAAGCCCCTCTTCTTCGTCGGCTTCGTCTGGCTCGAGATTCTGTTCCTGTGGCCGCTCTCCATCCTCAATCTGTACGGGATCTTTGCCGCCAAGTCTTGGTTCAACACCACCTGCTTGATCTACGGCGTCTCAGTGGTGACTTCAATG GTTGCTATACTGTCGGAATTGACTGGGTCCGGTAAAGCATCAGATAACCTGCTGATGGTGTACTTCCCCTTCTTGGGACTCAGTTTGCTGGCCTTTCTGCGGGGTCTGCTGCCATGTTCTACCAAGACTACATCGTCCATCAGCAAGAGACATGCATTCGCAAGGAAAAAGAGGGCTTGA
- the LOC115752292 gene encoding uncharacterized protein LOC115752292: protein MSETRPVPRRESPWGLPEGDHRQPKAHRCNDRAEDVIQACFEGNPFKTVPGPFKLFWQCMRSNPGEEPTEPFHYLDLEPPKKEVKLE, encoded by the exons atgagCGAGACGAGGCCAGTGCCCAGGAGAGAGAGTCCATGGGGACTGCCAGAGGGAGACCATCGTCAACCCAAAGCCCATCGCTGCAACGATCGAGCTGAGGACGTCATTCAA GCTTGTTTTGAAGGAAATCCATTCAAGACGGTTCCAGGACCCTTCAAGCTGTTTTGGCAATGCATGCGGTCAAACCCGGG GGAGGAGCCAACAGAGCCATTCCACTACTTGGACTTGGAGCCCCCAAAGAAGGAGGTTAAACTTGAATGA